From the genome of Pseudomonas sp. WJP1:
GACGCCTGGCAGGAAGATCAGCTCTTGCGGCTCGACGCGCCAGGCGTACTTGCTCCACAAATCGGCAACGATGGCTTCGCGCAAATCGTCCTTGGCCACGCTGTAGCCGAGCAACGGGTGTTCCAGGCGCTTTTGCAGGGCCTGGATGATCATCGGCGGCGCGGCGAAATCCATGTCGGCGACCCACATCGGCAACACGTCGGCCGGGTAACGGCTCCACTTGGTGCTGCCAGTGCCGTGGCGGTCGAACACCTGATCAAAATCGAAAGTCATGCGCAGTCTCGTAAACGCTGGGTTGGAATGGCAACCATGATAATCGCCAAGCCCCGGTGGGCGCGAGCGAGGATGTTGCCGGTTGCCCGACGGTCGGTTTTCACACAAGGCGCCCACCCGTTGTCTACAGTTTCAGGTGTCGGTAGCGAGACTGCCGCAACCGTGATTGTCCAGAAAAGTCCGCCAACGCAGCGGATTTCCACCTGATAAGGAGTGCACGATGGACCTCAGCCGTCGTCAGTTCTTCAAGGTCGCCGGTATCGGCCTTGCAGGCTCCAGCCTGGGCGCGTTGGGCATGGCCCCGACGGCCGCCTTCGCCGAGCAGGTGCGCCATTTCAAGCTCGCCCACACCCATGAAACCCGTAACACCTGCCCGTATTGCTCGGTCGGTTGTGGGTTGATCATGTACAGCCAGGGCGATGCGGCCAAGAATGTCGCGCAAAATATCATCCACATCGAAGGTGACGCCGACCATCCGGTCAACCGCGGCACCCTGTGCCCCAAAGGCGCCGGCCTGCTGGACTTCATTCACAGCCCCGGCCGCCTGCAATACCCGCAGATGCGCAAGCCTGGCAGCAGCGAGTGGACGCGAGTCTCCTGGGATGAAGCGCTCGATCGCATCGCCGACCTGATGAAGGCCGACCGCGACGCCAACTTCATCGAGAAGAACGCCCAGGGCCAGACGGTCAACCGTTGGCTGACCACTGGTTTCCTCGCGGCATCGGCGGCGTCTAATGAAGCGGGCTACATCACCCACAAGGTGGTTCGCAGTCTCGGCATGCTGGGGTTCGATAACCAGGCGCGTGTCTGACACGGCCCGACGGTGGCAAGTCTTGCCCCGACGTACGGCCGTGGTGCCATGACCAATCACTGGACCGATATCGCCAACGCGAATCTGGTTCTGGTCATGGGCGGCAACGCAGCGGAAGCGCACCCCTGTGGTTTCAAGTGGGTGACCGAAGCCAAGGCGCACAACAAGGCGCGGTTGATCGTGGTCGATCCGCGATTCACTCGGACAGCCTCGGTGGCCGATTATTACGCGCCGATCCGCACCGGTACCGACATCGCCTTCATGGGCGGGCTGATCAACTACTTGTTGACCGAGGACAAGATCCAGCACGAATACGTGCGCAACTACACCGACGTTTCGTTCCTGGTCAAAGCCGGCTATGGCTTCGAGGACGGGATTTTCAGCGGCTATGACGCGGCCAAGCGGGTGTACACCGACAAGTCCGGCTGGGGCTATGAGCTGGGTGAAGACGGCTTCGTCAAGACCGACCCGACCCTGCAGGATCCGCACTGCGTCTATCAACTGATGAAGCAGCATTACAGCCGCTACAACATTGAACTGGCGAGCCAGATCTGCGGCATGCCGGTCGACGCCATGCAGAAAATCTGGGAGGAGATCGCCACTTGCTCGCAACCGGGCAAGACCATGACCATCCTCTATGCCTTGGGTTGGACCCAGCACTCGATTGGCGCGCAGATCATCCGTAGCGCGGCCATGGTGCAGCTATTACTGGGCAACGTCGGCATGCCGGGCGGAGGCGTGAATGCCTTGCGCGGGCACTCCAATATCCAGGGGCTGACCGACCTGGGCCTGCTGTCCAATTCGCTGCCGGGCTACCTCACGCTGCCGGGCGATGCCGAACAGGACTACACCGCCTACATCGTCAAGCGCACGCAAAAACCGTTGCGACCGGGGCAACTGTCCTACTGGCAGAACTACAGCAAATTCCACGTCAGCCTGATGAAAGCCTGGTACGGGGCCAATGCCACGCTGGAGAACAACTGGGCCTTCGACTATCTGCCGAAACTGGACATTCCCAACTACGACATCCTCAAGGTGTTCGACCTGATGGGCCAGGGCAAGGTCAATGGCTACATGTGCCAGGGCTTCAACCCCATTGCGGCATTGCCGGATAAAAACCGCGTGATGGCCGCGCTGGCCAGGCTCAAATGGCTGGTGGTGATGGACCCGCTGGCCACCGAGACTTCGGAATTCTGGCAAAAGGTCGGGCCGTACAACGACGTCGACAGCGCGAACATCCAGACCGAAGTGATTCGCCTGCCCACCACCTGTTTCGCCGAGGAAGACGGCTCGCTGGTCAACAGCAGTCGCTGGCTGCAATGGCACTGGAAGGGCGCCGACGGCCCTGGGGAGGCCTACACCGACATACGCATCATGAGCGAGCTGTTCCTGCGCCTGCGTCAGCGCTATCAGGCCGAGGGCGGTGCCTATCCCGACCCGCTGCTGAAACTGTCGTGGCCCTACAAGATCCCTGACGAACCGTCACCGGAAGAACTGGCCAAGGAGGTCAACGGCTACGCCGTCACCGACTTCACCGATGCCACCGGGGTGCTCATCAAGGGCAATGCGCAACTGGCCGGTTTTGGCCAGCTGAAGGATGACGGCAGCACGGCGTCCGGGTGCTGGATTTTCTGCGGCAGCTGGACCGAAACGGGCAACCAGATGGCCCGGCGCGACAACAACGATCCGTATGGCATGCACCAGCACCAGGGGTGGGCCTGGGCCTGGCCGGCCAACCGGCGGATTCTCTACAACCGTGCCTCGGCCGACCTGCAAGGTAAGCCCTGGGACGAGAAGAAGCGCCTGGTGTGGTGGAACGGCAAAGCCTGGGCCGGCACCGACGTGCCGGACTACAAGGCTGACGTGGCGCCGGAGGCGGGGATGAATCCGTTCATCATGAACCCCGAAGGTGTGGCGCGGTTCTTCGCCGTCGACAAGATGAACGAAGGGCCATTCCCCGAGCACTACGAGCCGTTCGAGACGCCGATCGGTATCAACCCGCTGCACCCGCAGAACAAGAAGGCCACCAGCAATCCGGCGGCGCGGATCTTCGATTCGGTTTGGGACTCACTGGGCGTGGCCAAGGATTACCCCTACGCCGCCACCAGCTACCGGCTGACCGAGCATTTCCACTTCTGGAGCAAGCACTGCAAGCTCAACGCGATTTCCCAGCCCGAACAGTTCGTCGAGATCGGCGAAGTGCTGGCCAAGGAATTAGGCATCGTCGCTGGCGACCGGGTGCGGGTCAGCAGCAAGCGTGGCTTCATCGAGGCGGTGGCCGTGGTGACCAAGCGCATTCGTCCGTTGCAGGTCAACAATCAGATCGTGCACCAGATCGGTATCCCGTTGCACTGGGGGTTCACCGGGCTCACGCGCCACGGCTACCTCACCAACACCCTGGTGCCGTTCCTCGGCGATGGCAACACCCAGACCCCGGAATCCAAGTCATTCCTGGTCAACGTGGAGAAAGTCTAAATGGCCAGCCAAGACATCATTGCCCGCTCGGCCACCACCACCGTGCCGTCATCGGTACGCAACCTGGAGGAAGTCGCCAAGCTGATCGACACCACCAAGTGCATTGGCTGCAAGG
Proteins encoded in this window:
- the fdnG gene encoding formate dehydrogenase-N subunit alpha, encoding MDLSRRQFFKVAGIGLAGSSLGALGMAPTAAFAEQVRHFKLAHTHETRNTCPYCSVGCGLIMYSQGDAAKNVAQNIIHIEGDADHPVNRGTLCPKGAGLLDFIHSPGRLQYPQMRKPGSSEWTRVSWDEALDRIADLMKADRDANFIEKNAQGQTVNRWLTTGFLAASAASNEAGYITHKVVRSLGMLGFDNQARVUHGPTVASLAPTYGRGAMTNHWTDIANANLVLVMGGNAAEAHPCGFKWVTEAKAHNKARLIVVDPRFTRTASVADYYAPIRTGTDIAFMGGLINYLLTEDKIQHEYVRNYTDVSFLVKAGYGFEDGIFSGYDAAKRVYTDKSGWGYELGEDGFVKTDPTLQDPHCVYQLMKQHYSRYNIELASQICGMPVDAMQKIWEEIATCSQPGKTMTILYALGWTQHSIGAQIIRSAAMVQLLLGNVGMPGGGVNALRGHSNIQGLTDLGLLSNSLPGYLTLPGDAEQDYTAYIVKRTQKPLRPGQLSYWQNYSKFHVSLMKAWYGANATLENNWAFDYLPKLDIPNYDILKVFDLMGQGKVNGYMCQGFNPIAALPDKNRVMAALARLKWLVVMDPLATETSEFWQKVGPYNDVDSANIQTEVIRLPTTCFAEEDGSLVNSSRWLQWHWKGADGPGEAYTDIRIMSELFLRLRQRYQAEGGAYPDPLLKLSWPYKIPDEPSPEELAKEVNGYAVTDFTDATGVLIKGNAQLAGFGQLKDDGSTASGCWIFCGSWTETGNQMARRDNNDPYGMHQHQGWAWAWPANRRILYNRASADLQGKPWDEKKRLVWWNGKAWAGTDVPDYKADVAPEAGMNPFIMNPEGVARFFAVDKMNEGPFPEHYEPFETPIGINPLHPQNKKATSNPAARIFDSVWDSLGVAKDYPYAATSYRLTEHFHFWSKHCKLNAISQPEQFVEIGEVLAKELGIVAGDRVRVSSKRGFIEAVAVVTKRIRPLQVNNQIVHQIGIPLHWGFTGLTRHGYLTNTLVPFLGDGNTQTPESKSFLVNVEKV